The following coding sequences are from one Fundulus heteroclitus isolate FHET01 unplaced genomic scaffold, MU-UCD_Fhet_4.1 scaffold_128, whole genome shotgun sequence window:
- the LOC105927113 gene encoding uncharacterized protein LOC105927113 — protein sequence MAFLVLFFIFFNFYHEDKAEALPQPNLTVDRLLITETESVTLNCSTPPHVSVSRCDFYIGHEKMSPDASCVETLTGSELLTIVNRKSPAEVKVRCSYAVMDRAIDVTSSYSESTTITINNLLPPTLSVNPLVITESFSVTLNCQPPSSVPVTDCYFYIGKGKYPHTFPCLKTLKGAELLSLTQQSSPANVDVTCFYLKSHDSPRSNLLTVIVQRE from the exons ATGGCTTTCCTGGTGCtgttcttcatcttcttca ATTTTTACCATGAGGACAAAGCTGAAG CTCTTCCTCAACCTAATCTTACGGTGGATCGACTTCTGATCACGGAAACTGAGTCAGTCACGTTAAACTGTTCGACTCCACCACATGTTTCTGTGTCTCGGTGTGATTTCTACATTGGACATGAAAAGATGTCACCAGATGCAtcatgtgtggaaacactgacAGGATCTGAGCTGCTGACCATAGTAAACAGAAAATCACCAGCTGAGGTCAAAGTTAGATGTTCGTATGCTGTAATGGATAGAGCTATCGATGTTACCTCATCATACAGTGAATCAACAACCATTACCATAAACA ATCTTCTTCCACCTACACTGTCAGTGAACCCACTGGTGATCACAGAGTCATTCTCAGTCACTTTAAACTGTCAGCCTCCATCTTCTGTTCCTGTGACCGACTGTTATTTCTACATTGGGAAAGGAAAATATCCCCACACATTTCCTTGTCTGAAGACACTGAAAGGAGCTGAGCTCCTGTCTTTAACACAGCAAAGTTCACCTGCTAACGTTGATGTAACATGTTTTTACCTGAAATCACATGACTCTCCACGGAGTAACCTGCTCACTGTCATCGTACAACGTGAGTAA